A region of the bacterium genome:
GGCGCCATCAACGATATCGATTCGGCGGAGGGCGATTCCTTTCAATCCGGGCTATTGGATTTTCCGCACTATACACGGCCCAGCGAGGTGCGTGGCCGTAAGGTGCCTGAGATTTTATTAAGCGGCGATCATGAAAAAATCAACGTCTGGCGTCGGGAACAATCGCTGCAACGGACGCGCGAACGCCGCCCGGACTTGTACGCCGAATATTTAGAGAATAATTAACCTCGAATCAGGAGGCTTGAAATCATGAACAAAATGGATCTGGTGTCCGCATCGCAACTGAAGAGCGATGTGACGGCTTTTAACCCCGGCGACACCGTTGCGGTGCACGTCAAGGTGGTCGAAGGCGATAAAGAACGCATTCAGATTTTTCAGGGCGTTGTCATCAGCCGTAAAGGAGAAGGGGTGAACGCTTCGTTTACGGTACGCAAGGTTTCGGAGGGCGTCGGCGTGGAGAGGATTTTTCCGTTGCATTCACCGAGCGTGAGCAAGATCGAACGTATTCGCGAAGGCCAGGTGCGCCGCGCCAAGTTGTATTATCTCAGCAGCCTTAAGGGCAAGGCCGCGCGCATCGACGAGAAACGCAGCAAAGCCCCGGTCAACACGAAATAGCCGGCGTTGACCATCAGCGGATGGGCTGTTCGGTTCTCCGTGCTTTAATGGATATCTGCTGCGCCCTTGAAGAGACCCTACGGACCGCCTGAGATATATTCTTTCAGGCCGACTGTTCATCCGACCGCCAGGTTCATCCGGCGGTTTTTTATTTACCGCCGGGTCCTTCACACGAGGGTGGTCAAGGCCGCGAATGCTGCACGGGAGGGGACTTCTCATGTGGACGTTACCTAGCTAACGAGGAACTTTCCATGGATGTACCTGCATTGGCAAAACAGACGATTCAGAATCTTTATTTGCACAGCGTCGAAACCTTCAGCGATGAAGTGGCCTTCTCCTATGTCGATGAAGGCGCCTACACTTTTGCCGAGGTCGACCGGCAATCCACTGCCTTGGCCAGAGCGCTGCGCCGTCTGGGACTGACCAAGGGCGAGCGGGTCGCTCTGCTGTCAGAGAACGGACCGGCGTGGAGCATCGTGTATTTGACCGTCGCGGGATTGGGCGCTGTGGTGGTCCCCATTTTGCCGGATTTTCACAAGTCCGAAACTCATCACATCATTCGCAATGCGGGCTGCCGCATTCTTTTTATCTCCAGCCGGCTGGCGCACAAAGTGTCGGAAATACGTTCCAAGGAGATGGATTGGGTGGTGGCCATGGACAACCAACCGTTGCCGTTGGACCAGCTGAACGTGGTGAACATGCGGGATCTCATGGAAGGCGTTTTTCCGCAAAAGAAAAAAGAGCCCAGCCCTCTGCGCTTTCCTGTTGAAGAGGATGATCTGGCTGAGCTTCTCTATACCTCCGGCACCACCGGCCATGCCAAAGGGGTGATGTTGACCCATAAGAACATCGTCTCCAACGCCATTTCGGCCGTGCGAATGATCGGCCTGACGCATGAGGACCGCTTGGTCTCCATTCTCCCGCAATCGCACGCCTACGAGTGCACCTGCGGCTTCCTGGCGCCGTTCATGCAGGGCGCCAAAGTCTATTATATCAAGGGTCTGCCCACGGCTCAGACGCTGCTGCCGGCGGTGCAAAAAGTAAAGCCCACCCACATCCTCTCCGTCCCTCTGATCATGGAGAAAATTTACAAGAAAAAAGTGTTGGCCGAAATCAATTCCAGCTCTTTCTCCAAAATGGCCTACAAGATCACGCCCAAACTGGTCTACAAAGTCGCCGGCAAGAAATTGTATCAGGCCTTTGGCGGCAAATTAAAGATCATGATCTTCGGCGGTGCGGCCATGCCGCAGGATGTGGAGGATTTTTTAAGTGAAGCCGGTTTTCCCTATATCACCGGCTATGGGCTTACCGAGGCTTCTCCTTTGCTCACCGTGAATCCGGTGGGCCAAGTTAAAAAACAGTCCGCCGGCAAGGTGGTGCCGTCGGTGAGCTTGAGGATCGTGGATGTCGATCCTGAGACCGGCATCGGCGAGATTCAGGCCAAGGGCCCCAACATCATGAACGGCTATTTTAAGAATGAGGAGGCCACTCAAAAGGCGATTACCAAAGACGGTTGGCTGATCACCGGCGACCGCGGCTATATGGATGAAGACGGCTATCTGTTCATTAAAGGACGTTCCAAGAATCTGATTGTCGGCCCCTCCGGCGAGAATATCTATCCCGAGGAGATTGAATTTCATCTATCTCAATCTCCCTATGTCCTGGAGTCGCTGGTCTATGAAAAAGAGGGGCGCATTGTCGCCCGGGTGCACCTGGACTATGACGCCCTGGAGCAGCACTACCGTATCTCAACCCTGGATGGCTCGCAGGCGGTCAAGACCATCGAAAAGCTGCTTGAGGAGATCCGTGCCGAGGTAAACGCCAAGATGGCGGCCTATTCGCGCATTCACAAGATTATCGAGCAATCAGAAGAGTTTGAAAAAACCCCCACGAAAAAGATCAAACGGTATTTATATACAGATTGAGTCCTGTCTTTTTCACCGCGCCGACCGGCCGGAACTTGAATAAAAAAGGCCGCAAGCGTTCGCTCACGGCCTTTTTTTACAGGGGGCCCGGCTTCACCGGGTTTTAAAATTCTGTACCATATTCCGTAAACCATCTTGAAAAATCACGGTAATTTTTCCGTGATCCAGTATCTTGACGACCACGCCGACGCCGAATTTGGTGTGAGCGATCACATCGTTTTCCGTAAAGGATGAATTCATGCTGTAGGAAACCGCTTTTTCCCTATCTGCATGTTCGAGCAGCCGGTTCCATTTTCGCTCTTCTCTGGTCTGGGGATCAAGTTTGGGTTTTTTCACCTTTGGGGCTTTTAAAGATTTCGTCGCCCCTCCCTTGGGCGGACGGAAGCGATGTGAATTCA
Encoded here:
- the rplS gene encoding 50S ribosomal protein L19, producing MNKMDLVSASQLKSDVTAFNPGDTVAVHVKVVEGDKERIQIFQGVVISRKGEGVNASFTVRKVSEGVGVERIFPLHSPSVSKIERIREGQVRRAKLYYLSSLKGKAARIDEKRSKAPVNTK
- a CDS encoding long-chain fatty acid--CoA ligase, encoding MDVPALAKQTIQNLYLHSVETFSDEVAFSYVDEGAYTFAEVDRQSTALARALRRLGLTKGERVALLSENGPAWSIVYLTVAGLGAVVVPILPDFHKSETHHIIRNAGCRILFISSRLAHKVSEIRSKEMDWVVAMDNQPLPLDQLNVVNMRDLMEGVFPQKKKEPSPLRFPVEEDDLAELLYTSGTTGHAKGVMLTHKNIVSNAISAVRMIGLTHEDRLVSILPQSHAYECTCGFLAPFMQGAKVYYIKGLPTAQTLLPAVQKVKPTHILSVPLIMEKIYKKKVLAEINSSSFSKMAYKITPKLVYKVAGKKLYQAFGGKLKIMIFGGAAMPQDVEDFLSEAGFPYITGYGLTEASPLLTVNPVGQVKKQSAGKVVPSVSLRIVDVDPETGIGEIQAKGPNIMNGYFKNEEATQKAITKDGWLITGDRGYMDEDGYLFIKGRSKNLIVGPSGENIYPEEIEFHLSQSPYVLESLVYEKEGRIVARVHLDYDALEQHYRISTLDGSQAVKTIEKLLEEIRAEVNAKMAAYSRIHKIIEQSEEFEKTPTKKIKRYLYTD